A single genomic interval of Pyrus communis chromosome 7, drPyrComm1.1, whole genome shotgun sequence harbors:
- the LOC137739116 gene encoding protein COFACTOR ASSEMBLY OF COMPLEX C SUBUNIT B CCB1, chloroplastic-like isoform X1 encodes MAAKVLSSPLHPHSNPLSSRSLNILHVTHDQQRQLQPWRLSQRSLGTNKKREVVMSSLHESLVSTSSYLVPLLLEPPQQLNASSSSISSSLMFVVGAAEGAVGYSLASYYTSLGLFVISVPGLWSLIKRSVKSKVVQKTFIGEEKKAPSQVAGEILSFFTRNNFVVTDRGETITFEGIMVPSRGQAALLIFCTCISLASVALVLTLTVPDFGNNWFLLTALSPLAGAYYWKRASRKEQIKVKMMVIDDGAQSEIIVQGDDQQVEQMRKELQLSEKGMVYVKGIFER; translated from the exons ATGGCAGCGAAAGTGCTATCATCCCCTCTGCACCCACATTCAAATCCTCTTAGTTCTCGTTCTCTGAATATACTCCACGTAACCCATGACCAGCAGAGGCAGCTGCAGCCATGGCGGCTGAGCCAGCGTTCATTAGGAACCAACAAGAAGAGAGAGGTGGTGATGAGCTCCCTCCACGAGTCTCTTGTTAGTACGTCGTCGTATCTGGTACCACTCTTACTGGAACCACCGCAGCAACTGAACGCATCCAGCAGCAGCATCAGCAGCTCCCTCATGTTTGTGGTTGGAGCTGCAGAAGGCGCCGTGGGTTATTCGTTGGCCAGTTACTACACATCCCTGGGTCTCTTCGTCATCTCTGTTCCTGGCCTTTGGTCCCTCATCAAACGTTCTGTTAAATCCAAG GTAGTTCAAAAGACGTTTATAGGTGAAGAGAAGAAGGCACCAAGCCAAGTCGCTGGTGAAATCTTATCCTTTTTCACTCGCAACAATTTTGTGGTCACTGATAGAGGGGAGACCATTAC GTTTGAAGGCATAATGGTTCCAAGTCGAGGCCAAGCGGCATTGCTTATTTTTTGCACCTGCATCAGCCTCGCAAGTGTAGCTCTTGTTCTTACCTTAACTGTTCCTGATTTCGGCAATAACTGGTTTTTGCTCACCGCCTTGAGTCCATTGGC GGGCGCATATTACTGGAAGCGAGCATCGCGAAAGGAGCAGATCAAGGTCAAAATGATGGTCATAGACGACGGTGCGCAGTCAGAGATCATCGTTCAAGGGGATGATCAGCAGGTAGAGCAAATGAGAAAGGAGCTTCAACTGAGTGAGAAAGGAATGGTGTATGTTAAGGGCATATTCGAGAGATAA
- the LOC137739116 gene encoding protein COFACTOR ASSEMBLY OF COMPLEX C SUBUNIT B CCB1, chloroplastic-like isoform X2, with the protein MAAKVLSSPLHPHSNPLSSRSLNILHVTHDQQRQLQPWRLSQRSLGTNKKREVVMSSLHESLVSTSSYLVPLLLEPPQQLNASSSSISSSLMFVVGAAEGAVGYSLASYYTSLGLFVISVPGLWSLIKRSVKSKVVQKTFIGEEKKAPSQVAGEILSFFTRNNFVVTDRGETITGAYYWKRASRKEQIKVKMMVIDDGAQSEIIVQGDDQQVEQMRKELQLSEKGMVYVKGIFER; encoded by the exons ATGGCAGCGAAAGTGCTATCATCCCCTCTGCACCCACATTCAAATCCTCTTAGTTCTCGTTCTCTGAATATACTCCACGTAACCCATGACCAGCAGAGGCAGCTGCAGCCATGGCGGCTGAGCCAGCGTTCATTAGGAACCAACAAGAAGAGAGAGGTGGTGATGAGCTCCCTCCACGAGTCTCTTGTTAGTACGTCGTCGTATCTGGTACCACTCTTACTGGAACCACCGCAGCAACTGAACGCATCCAGCAGCAGCATCAGCAGCTCCCTCATGTTTGTGGTTGGAGCTGCAGAAGGCGCCGTGGGTTATTCGTTGGCCAGTTACTACACATCCCTGGGTCTCTTCGTCATCTCTGTTCCTGGCCTTTGGTCCCTCATCAAACGTTCTGTTAAATCCAAG GTAGTTCAAAAGACGTTTATAGGTGAAGAGAAGAAGGCACCAAGCCAAGTCGCTGGTGAAATCTTATCCTTTTTCACTCGCAACAATTTTGTGGTCACTGATAGAGGGGAGACCATTAC GGGCGCATATTACTGGAAGCGAGCATCGCGAAAGGAGCAGATCAAGGTCAAAATGATGGTCATAGACGACGGTGCGCAGTCAGAGATCATCGTTCAAGGGGATGATCAGCAGGTAGAGCAAATGAGAAAGGAGCTTCAACTGAGTGAGAAAGGAATGGTGTATGTTAAGGGCATATTCGAGAGATAA
- the LOC137740952 gene encoding histone-lysine N-methyltransferase, H3 lysine-9 specific SUVH4-like, with translation MVVKSLVQISADAEGGADAADPHSKNEISSPRRRRTSSRLKGKEKPQKQLLIRKRVALLDEHRDGGEQDGGGGGGSLCKRANVDGGKSSIAKNEAGDAGSNGGLEGGASKPTDSSVEKSDHAKVKETLRLFNKHYLYFVQEEEMRCRKVEADKKASKSAKKGSKSSKKSKKEASPPEAKASKRPDLKAVSKMMERKEILNATKRIGSIPGIDVGHQFYSRAEMVAVGFHSHWLNGIDYMGQNYGKGEYSNYTFPLAVAIVISGMYEDDLDNAEDVVYTGQGGHNLTGDKRQIRDQVLERGNLALKNCVDQCVPVRVVRGHDCKSSYVGKVYTYDGLYKVVQYWAEKGLSGFTVFKYRLRRIEGQPVLTTNQVQFINGRVPQSVAEIRGLVCEDISGGQEDVPIPATNLVDDPPVAPTGFTYCKSIQVSQNVKLPTDATGCNCKGSCTDPKTCACTMLNGDDFPYVQRDGGRLIEAKDVVFECGPKCGCGLSCINRTSQRGLKYRFEVFRTPMKGWAVRSWDFIPSGAPVCEYIGVIRRTEDVDSALENYYIFDMDCLQTMKGLDGRERRSQAVSIPAVHSLERPDDQSSDSGPEFCIDAGSTGNIARFINHSCEPNLFVQSVLSSHHDLKLARVMLFAADNIPPLQELTYDYGYALDSVLGPDGKVKKMFCHCGAAGCRKRLF, from the exons ATGGTGGTGAAATCTCTGGTTCAGATCTCCGCCGATGCTGAAGGAGGCGCTGACGCTGCAGACCCACATTCCAAAAACGAGATTTCTTCGCCGCGGCGAAGGAGAACTAGTTCTCGCCTTAAGGGCAAAGAGAAACCCCAGAAGCAACTCCTGATCCGCAAAAGAGTTGCATTACTTGATGAGCACAGAGACGGAGGGGAGCAAGACGGAGGGGGAGGCGGAGGTAGCCTCTGCAAACGAGCCAATGTCGACGGTGGAAAAAGCTCCATTGCTAAAAACGAGGCTGGGGACGCCGGCTCTAACGGTGGTTTAGAAGGCGGAGCCAGCAAACCCACTGATTCTTCGGTTGAGAAGAGCGACCATGCTAAGGTCAAAGAGACTCTGAGGCTGTTCAACAAGCATTACCTTTATTTCGTACAG GAAGAAGAAATGAGGTGCAGAAAAGTGGAGGCTGATAAGAAGGCCTCCAAATCCGCAAAAAAGGGCTCGAAATCTTCGAAAAAATCTAAG AAAGAGGCTTCCCCGCCAGAGGCAAAGGCGTCGAAACGACCTGATTTGAAGGCAGTATCCAAG ATgatggagagaaaagaaattttGAATGCCACTAAAAGAATCGGAAGCATTCCAG GTATTGATGTTGGGCATCAGTTCTATTCTCGGGCTGAAATGGTTGCTGTTGGTTTTCATAGCCACTGGCTGAATGGGATTGACTATATGGGGCAAAACTACGGCAAAGGG GAGTACAGTAACTACACATTCCCACTCGCAGTGGCCATTGTTATATCTGGCATGTATGAAGATGATTTGGATAATGCTGAGGATGTTGTGTATACTGGCCAAGGTGGTCATAATTTGACAGGTGATAAGCGTCAAATTCGAGACCAAGTTCTAGAACGTGGTAATTTAGCGCTCAAG AATTGCGTGGACCAATGTGTACCTGTTAGAGTAGTTCGTGGCCATGATTGTAAAAGTAGTTATGTTGGCAAAGTTTACACTTACGATGGTTTGTACAAG GTTGTTCAGTATTGGGCAGAGAAGGGTCTTTCTGGATTTACTGTTTTTAAGTATCGTCTTAGGCGTATTGAAGGGCAGCCAGTGTTGACCACTAACCag GTTCAATTTATCAATGGACGTGTACCGCAGTCTGTTGCAGAAATACGCGG ATTGGTGTGTGAGGATATCAGTGGGGGCCAAGAGGATGTTCCCATTCCGGCTACCAATTTGGTTGATGATCCACCTGTTGCACCCACAG GTTTCACGTATTGTAAGTCTATCCAAGTTTCGCAAAATGTGAAGCTTCCCACAGATGCCACTGGATGCAATTGCAAAGGTTCTTGCACAGACCCCAAGACTTGTGCATGCACCATGCTTAATGGCGATGATTTCCCATATGTGCAGCGTGATGGTGGCAG ATTAATTGAGGCGAAGGATGTAGTGTTTGAATGTGGTCCAAAATGTGGTTGTGGACTTTCTTGCATCAATCGTACTTCTCAGAGAGGGCTGAAGTATCGTTTTGAG GTTTTCCGGACACCAATGAAAGGATGGGCTGTTAGATCATGGGATTTTATACCTTCTGGAGCACCAGTCTGCGAGTACATAGGAGTAATTAGAAGGACAGAAGATGTAGATAGTGCCTTAGAGAACTATTACATATTTGACATGGATTGCTTGCAAACGATGAAGGGGCTTGATGGAAGAGAG AGGCGATCACAAGCTGTATCCATACCAGCCGTTCATTCACTGGAGAGACCTGATGATCAGAGCTCTGATAGTGGGCCAGAGTTCTGCATTGATGCAGGTTCAACTGGAAACATAGCAAGATTTATAAATCACAGTTGTGAGCCCAATCTGTTTGTCCAGTCTGTGTTGAGCTCACACCACGACTTAAAACTAGCTCGGGTGATGTTGTTTGCTGCGGACAACATACCTCCTTTGCAg GAGCTCACGTATGACTATGGCTATGCCCTTGATAGCGTCTTGGGTCCCGATGGGAAAGTGAAAAAGATGTTCTGCCATTGTGGTGCCGCAGGTTGCAGGAAGCGCTTATTCTAG
- the LOC137740953 gene encoding uncharacterized protein, which produces MEDTFRVRVGKIFGSLASSSPSPSSGPPSSLSSLWSLTDEEMERREWNRDMGSPEPEAEPLPFYSKSKPKSKNDFSDDVEEDLLDLDDDVEDKEEDEQEEASASSSSQPATKPKPDDYNEEEWEIKSSIGWDCTLDFEDEEDGYDKVAVGKETAGDRLYMRDVNDYGIDIDTQDEVPSSIKDFTRDPRANHLAAKIRLQQDAEAAQKIDSLRVSGNRAPSAIPAENISEDTPNPKSILKRKNDNQLDSSKTQKRVRFDSNCKSNEDEEGEGAKDVTVETHSNENPTVPDYIRNPSRYTHYTFDSSADVDEESNKQAYMDFLNLVRKSNSMEPQAEDVSVDLSKPVTFIPRKKSSDAVMMEYDGESDRPGGDRRESAACKVMPLAIAAEDNEDVCAMEEDEPDTATDGRSSIQRTGRQYRTKTSLELDE; this is translated from the exons ATGGAAGACACGTTTAGGGTTCGAGTAGGCAAAATCTTCGGCTCACTCGCCAGTTCGTCGCCGTCGCCATCGAGCGGTCCACCGTCGTCCCTGAGTTCGCTATGGTCCCTAACAGACGAGGAAATGGAGAGGAGGGAATGGAACAGAGACATGGGCAGCCCTGAACCCGAAGCTGAACCCCTACCCTTCTACTCAAAATCAAAGCCAAAGTCAAAGAATGATTTCAGTGACGACGTGGAGGAGGACCTTCTAGACCTTGACGACGACGTGGAAGACAAAGAAGAAGACGAGCAGGAAGAGGCATCTGCTTCTTCTTCCAGTCAGCCTGCAACAAAGCCCAAGCCAGACGACTACAACGAAGAGGAGTGGGAAATTAAATCCTCAATCGGCTGGGACTGTACTCTCGACTTCGAG GATGAGGAAGATGGATATGACAAAGTGGCTGTTGGCAAGGAAACCGCTGGAGATCGCTTGTATATGAGGGATGTCAACGACTATGGTATCGACATAGACACTCAAGATGAGGTTCCTAGTTCCATCAAGGATTTCACTAGAGACCCACGTGCCAATCACCTGGCAGCTAAGATTAGGCTCCAACAAGATGCTGAAGCAGCTCAAAAAATTGACTCCCTCAGGGTTTCTGGGAACCGCGCACCATCTGCCATACCTGCTGAAAACATCTCTGAAGATACACCCAACCCGAAGTCGATTCTGAAGAGGAAGAATGATAATCAGTTAGACTCGTCTAAAACACAAAAACGTGTCCGGTTTGATTCCAACTGCAAAAGTAATGAAGATGAAGAGGGTGAGGGAGCCAAAGATGTTACTGTAGAAACTCATTCAAATGAAAATCCTACAGTTCCGGATTATATACGAAATCCTTCAAGATATACGCATTATACGTTTGATTCATCAGCTGACGTAGATGAGGAGTCTAACAAGCAAGCCTATATGGACTTCCTTAATCTGGTGAGGAAATCAAATTCTATGGAACCACAGGCTGAGGATGTTTCTGTTGATCTTTCAAAACCTGTCACATTTATACCGAGAAAGAAATCAAGTGATGCTGTAATGATGGAATACGATGGGGAGTCAGACAGACCGGGAGGTGATCGAAGGGAATCTGCGGCTTGCAAAGTGATGCCACTTGCCATTGCAGCGGAGGATAATGAAGATGTTTGCGCAATGGAGGAAGATGAACCGGATACAGCAACGGATGGAAGAAGCAGTATACAGAGAACTGGACGCCAATACCGGACAAAAACCagtttggaattggatgagtga
- the LOC137740951 gene encoding alpha-mannosidase At3g26720-like — MASTATALLLFTAATAVLLAGLPGAKSEYIAYNTTARIVPGKINVHLVPHSHDDVGWLKTVDQYFVGANNSIRGACVQNVLDSVISALLEEKNRKFIYVEIAFFQRWWRQQSPALKAKVKELVSSGQLEFINGGMCMHDEATPHYMDLIDQTTLGHQFILKEFGQVPRVGWQIDPFGHSAVQAYLLGAELGFDSLFFARIDYQDRAKRLQDKTLEFIWQGSRSLASSSQIFTGIFPRHYDPPDGFVFEINDVSPPIQDDVLMFDYNVQERVNDFVAAALAQANVTRTNHIMWNMGTDFRYQYAISWFRQMDKFIHYVNQDGRVNALYSTPSIYTDAKYATNEQWPLKTDDFFPYADKPNAYWTGYFTSRPALKGYVRSMSGYYQAARQLEFFRGRIDSGQNTDALADALAIAQHHDAVSGTERQHVAADYTMRLSIGYLQAEKVVASSLAYLSKSESRSGQEQTVTNFQQCPLLNISYCPPSEAVLSDGKNLVVVVYNPLGWKREEVIRIPISYEKVTVQDSSGTEIEAQLLPLSNASLRLRSYYVRAYLGKTPGEPPKYWLAFSVTVPPIGFSSYTVSIAKQTGRGSTVSKVYSLERSMNKTIEVGKGSLRLHYSVDEGKLARYVNSRSQVTSSAEQSYSYYSGNDGTDKDPQASGAYVFRPNSTVPIQSEWKVPLIVMRGPVLDEVHQQLNPWVSQITRVYKEKDHAEIEFTIGPIPVDDGIGKEITTQITTAVKTNKTFYTDSNGRDFIKRVRDFRTDWDLQVNQPIAGNYYPINLGIYVQDGSTEVSVLVDRAVGGTSLVDGQIELMLHRRLLHDDTRGVGEVLNETACIPEKCEGLTIQGKFYVRIDNLGEGAKWRRTLGQEINSPLLLAFTEQDGNDWVNSHASTFSGIDPSYALPNNTAVITLQELENREVLLRLAHLYEIGEDKDYSVLANVELKKLFPTKKISKVTEMSLSVNQERSEMEKRRLVWKVEGSDQEFKVVRGGPVDPAKLVVELAPMEIRTFIVDFDHLRTYGS, encoded by the exons ATGGCTTCTACCGCTACGGCGTTGTTGCTGTTCACGGCGGCGACGGCGGTCTTATTGGCTGGGTTACCGGGAGCAAAATCGGAGTACATAGCTTATAACACGACGGCCCGAATTGTCCCCGGAAAAATCAATGTTCATTTAGTTCCCCACTCTCACGACGACGTCGGGTGGCTTAAGACCGTTGACCAGTACTTCGTAGGCGCCAACAATTCAATTCGCGGCGCTTGCGTTCAGAACGTCCTCGACTCTGTAATTTCGGCCTTGCTGGAGGAGAAGAATCGGAAGTTCATCTATGTCGAGATTGCATTCTTTCAGAGATGGTGGAGACAGCAAAGCCCGGCCTTGAAGGCTAAAGTCAAGGAGCTGGTCAGCTCTGGTCAGCTCGAGTTCAT AAATGGAGGAATGTGTATGCACGACGAGGCCACCCCGCATTACATGGACTTGATTGATCAGACAACTTTAGGCCATCAATTTATACTGAAAGAATTTGGTCAGGTTCCTCGAGTCGGCTGGCAGATTGACCCTTTTGGCCACTCTGCTGTTCAAGCTTACCTGCTTGGTGCTGAG TTAGGATTCGATTCCCTCTTTTTCGCTCGAATAGATTACCAAGATAGAGCTAAGCGACTCCAGGATAAGACTCTTGAATTTATATGGCAGGGTTCTAGATCCCTTGCTTCATCTTCGCAG ATTTTCACAGGCATTTTCCCCAGACATTATGATCCCCCTGATGGTTTCGTATTTGAAATAAATGATGTATCACCCCCTATTCAG GATGACGTTCTCATGTTTGACTACAATGTTCAAGAGCGAGTCAACGACTTTGTTGCAGCTGCTTTAGCACAG GCTAATGTGACAAGAACAAACCATATTATGTGGAACATGGGGACAGATTTCCGCTATCAATATGCAATTTCATGGTTCAGGCAGATGGacaaattcattcattatgTCAATCAG GATGGGCGTGTCAATGCATTGTATTCAACCCCATCAATCTACACTGATGCAAAATATGCAACAAATGAACAATGGCCTCTAAAAACTGATGATTTCTTCCC gtatGCAGATAAACCTAATGCATATTGGACTGGTTATTTTACAAGTCGTCCAGCCCTTAAAGGTTATGTCAGAAGTATGAGTGGTTACTATCAG GCAGCTAGGCAATTGGAATTCTTTAGAGGCAGAATTGATTCTGGACAAAATACTGATGCATTAGCTGATGCTTTGGCTATTGCTCAACATCATGATGCAGTTAGTGGTACAGAAAGACAGCATGTTGCTGCTGATTATACAATGCGTCTGTCAATAGGCTATTTGCAG GCTGAAAAGGTGGTTGCTTCCTCTCTTGCTTACCTTTCCAAGTCAGAATCAAGATCCGGACAGGAGCAAACTGTCACAAATTTTCAACAG TGTCCTCTCCTAAATATTAGTTATTGTCCTCCATCAGAAGCTGTCTTGTCTGATGGAAAAAATTTG GTTGTTGTTGTCTACAATCCACTTGGTTGGAAGAGAGAAGAAGTGATACGTATCCCC ATTTCCTATGAAAAGGTTACTGTTCAGGATTCCAGTGGAACAGAAATTGAAGCTCAGCTTCTACCCCTATCAAACGCTTCTTTGAGGTTAAGGAGTTACTATGTTAGAGCATATTTAGGTAAAACTCCAGGTGAACCACCCAAGTATTGGCTAGCATTTTCAGTGACAGTACCACCAATTGGTTTCAGTTCTTACACTGTCTCAATTGCAAAACAGACAG GTCGTGGTTCAACTGTCTCCAAAGTATACTCGTTAGAGAGAAGTATGAATAAGACCATAGAAGTTGGGAAAGGAAGTTTAAGGCTGCATTATTCTGTAGATGAAGGAAAACTTGCTCGTTATGTTAATAGCAGAAGTCAG gTTACATCATCTGCTGAACAATCATATAGTTATTATAGTGGAAATGACGGGACTGACAAAGATCCTCAG GCGTCTGGGGCATATGTGTTTCGACCAAATAGCACAGTTCCTATACAGTCTGAATGGAAG GTTCCTCTAATTGTCATGCGGGGTCCAGTTCTAGACGAAGTACATCAACAGCTCAATCCATGGGTATCTCAG ATTACAAGGGTGTACAAGGAAAAGGATCATGCTGAAATTGAGTTCACT ATCGGGCCTATACCCGTGGATGATGGGATTGGGAAGGAAATCACAACTCAGATTACAACAGCCGTGAAGACCAATAAGACATTCTACACAGATTCTAACGGCCGGGACTTCATTAAACGG GTTCGAGATTTCAGGACAGATTGGGACCTACAAGTGAACCAACCAATAGCTGGAAACTATTACCCT ATTAATCTTGGAATTTACGTTCAAGATGGCAGTACAGAAGTTTCAGTCTTGGTTGATCGTGCAGTGGGAGGAACTAGCTTAGTAGATGGTCAAATAGAGCTGATGCTCCACAG GAGGTTGCTTCATGATGATACCCGAGGTGTTGGTGAGGTACTGAATGAAACTGCTTGCATCCCTGAGAAGTGTGAAGGTTTAACT ATCCAAGGGAAGTTTTATGTGAGGATCGATAATCTTGGAGAAGGTGCTAAGTGGCGTCGCACACTTGGACAAGAGATAAATTCTCCGCTTCTTTTGGCCTTCACAGAACAG GATGGAAATGATTGGGTGAATTCTCATGCATCGACTTTCTCTGGAATTGATCCTTCCTATGCTTTACCAAACAATACTGCTGTCATAACACTCCAG GAACTTGAAAATCGTGAAGTACTCCTCCGGCTGGCTCACCTATATGAG ATTGGAGAAGACAAAGACTATTCTGTACTGGCGAATGTGGAACTAAAGAAGTTGTTCCCAACAAAGAAG ATCAGCAAAGTGACAGAGATGAGTTTGTCGGTCAATCAAGAAAGATCCGAGATGGAGAAGAGGAGGTTAGTATGGAAAGTAGAAGGTTCCGACCAAGAGTTCAAGGTTGTGAGGGGTGGACCTGTCGACCCTGCAAAACTGGTTGTGGAACTAGCCCCAATGGAAATACGCACTTTCATTGTCGACTTTGATCACCTCCGTACGTACGGTTCGTGA